The Anoxybacillus flavithermus genome has a segment encoding these proteins:
- a CDS encoding aldehyde dehydrogenase (catalyzes the oxidation of acetaldehyde, benzaldehyde, propionaldehyde and other aldehydes), translating to MIYAQPGQPGSLITFKKRYENFIGGEWVPPIDGEYFENISPVTGQVYCEVPRSKAADIELALDAAHAAKEAWGRTSVAERARLLNKIADRMEENLDMLAVAETWENGKPIRETRAADIPLAIDHFRYFAGCIRAEEGTLAELDNDTVSYHFKEPLGVVGQIIPWNFPILMAAWKLAPALAAGNCVVLKPAEQTPTSILVLIELIQDLLPKGVVNVVNGFGLEAGKPLASNPRIAKVAFTGETTTGRLIMQYASQNLIPVTLELGGKSPNIFFADVAAKDDEFFDKALEGFTMFALNQGEVCTCPSRALIEESIYDIFMERALERVKQIKQGNPLDTTTMIGAQASSEQLEKILSYIDIGKQEGAELLIGGERNMLEGDLQGGYYVKPTVFKGHNRMRIFQEEIFGPVVSVTTFKDKDEALAIANDTLYGLGAGVWTRDVNTAYRFGRGIQAGRVWTNCYHAYPAHAAFGGYKMSGIGRETHKMMLEHYQQTKNLLVSYSPKKLGFF from the coding sequence TATGCTCAACCTGGACAACCTGGCTCACTCATTACATTCAAAAAGAGATATGAAAATTTCATCGGTGGGGAATGGGTGCCTCCCATTGACGGTGAATACTTTGAAAATATTTCACCTGTTACTGGACAAGTATATTGCGAAGTACCTCGCTCGAAAGCAGCTGATATTGAATTAGCACTCGATGCTGCACATGCGGCAAAAGAAGCATGGGGACGCACATCTGTCGCTGAACGAGCGCGCCTATTAAATAAAATTGCAGACCGAATGGAAGAGAATTTAGACATGCTTGCCGTGGCAGAAACATGGGAAAACGGAAAACCGATTCGTGAAACACGTGCAGCTGACATCCCATTAGCCATTGATCATTTCCGTTATTTTGCTGGTTGTATTCGTGCAGAAGAAGGCACATTAGCGGAACTTGACAACGATACCGTTTCTTATCATTTCAAGGAGCCGCTCGGTGTTGTTGGACAAATTATTCCGTGGAACTTCCCGATTTTAATGGCAGCTTGGAAACTCGCACCTGCCTTAGCTGCTGGGAACTGTGTTGTATTAAAGCCAGCCGAACAAACACCAACATCCATTCTCGTACTGATCGAGCTGATTCAAGATTTGCTGCCAAAAGGCGTTGTCAACGTCGTTAACGGATTTGGCCTTGAAGCTGGCAAACCGCTCGCTTCGAACCCGCGCATCGCAAAGGTTGCCTTTACCGGCGAAACAACGACTGGACGTCTCATTATGCAATACGCATCTCAAAATTTAATCCCGGTCACACTTGAACTTGGCGGAAAGTCACCAAATATTTTCTTCGCAGACGTCGCTGCGAAAGATGACGAATTTTTCGATAAAGCGCTTGAAGGATTCACGATGTTTGCTTTAAATCAAGGAGAAGTTTGTACATGCCCTTCACGCGCGTTAATCGAAGAATCCATTTACGATATATTTATGGAACGAGCATTAGAGCGAGTAAAACAAATTAAACAAGGCAATCCGCTCGACACAACGACAATGATTGGTGCCCAAGCTTCATCCGAACAACTAGAAAAAATTTTGTCATACATTGACATCGGTAAACAAGAAGGGGCTGAACTTCTTATCGGTGGCGAACGCAATATGTTAGAAGGAGATTTACAAGGTGGTTATTATGTCAAACCAACCGTCTTCAAAGGGCATAATCGGATGCGCATTTTCCAAGAAGAAATTTTCGGTCCTGTTGTGTCTGTGACGACATTCAAGGATAAGGACGAAGCGTTAGCGATCGCAAATGACACATTATATGGCCTAGGTGCTGGTGTATGGACGCGCGATGTGAATACTGCATATCGCTTCGGACGCGGCATTCAAGCTGGACGTGTGTGGACAAATTGTTATCACGCATATCCTGCGCACGCAGCTTTCGGCGGATATAAAATGTCAGGCATCGGACGTGAAACGCACAAAATGATGCTCGAACATTACCAACAAACGAAAAACTTACTTGTTAGCTATTCACCAAAAAAACTTGGATTCTTCTAA
- a CDS encoding acetaldehyde dehydrogenase translates to MQPKVIATDAALQLIEKLKAKYGPLMFHQSGGCCDGSSPMCYPQGEFFIGDSDVWLGEIGGCPFYMHVAQYEYWKHTQLIIDVVPGRGGMFSLEESEGVRFLTRSKLFDS, encoded by the coding sequence ATGCAACCGAAAGTCATCGCAACCGATGCTGCGCTACAACTCATCGAAAAACTAAAAGCGAAATATGGCCCACTGATGTTTCATCAATCAGGCGGATGTTGTGACGGGAGTTCACCAATGTGCTATCCACAAGGAGAGTTTTTCATCGGTGACTCAGACGTATGGCTTGGTGAAATCGGAGGATGCCCATTTTATATGCACGTTGCACAATACGAATATTGGAAACATACACAGCTGATTATTGATGTTGTACCTGGGCGCGGTGGTATGTTTTCCCTTGAAGAATCGGAGGGGGTACGTTTTTTAACGAGATCAAAACTTTTTGATTCATAG
- a CDS encoding MBL fold metallo-hydrolase: protein MLLKKTFEQKTVTGVHIAKGSLTFQKVRLAVHCFATDGVLIDTGAASLANEFKNFFKSLDIDQVVITHFHEDHTGCAAFLQNERQLPTYMNEIMIDYCSKRADYPIYRKFFWGNRPPFQAKPIGNTFSTRHAMWDVIHTPGHAVDHLAFLNRETGQLFTGDLYCLEKTKVILREESISTLIDSLKKVLTYDFDEMFCAHAGYIKDGRTALQRKLHYLQELQEKIIDLYEQGATLKQIQSALFPKKYPITFLSLGEWSSFHIVRSVVEEYHTKK from the coding sequence TTGTTATTAAAGAAAACGTTTGAACAAAAAACGGTTACTGGTGTACATATCGCAAAAGGTTCGCTAACGTTTCAGAAGGTACGATTAGCGGTGCATTGCTTTGCTACAGACGGCGTGTTGATTGATACAGGAGCAGCGTCATTAGCAAATGAATTTAAAAATTTTTTTAAGTCATTAGACATTGATCAAGTGGTGATTACTCACTTTCATGAAGATCATACGGGATGTGCTGCGTTTTTACAAAACGAACGACAACTGCCGACTTATATGAATGAGATCATGATTGATTATTGTAGTAAACGAGCAGATTATCCAATATACCGCAAGTTTTTCTGGGGAAATCGCCCTCCTTTTCAAGCGAAGCCGATTGGAAATACGTTCTCCACCCGCCATGCGATGTGGGACGTCATCCACACACCAGGTCATGCGGTTGACCATCTTGCATTTCTCAATCGTGAAACAGGACAACTTTTCACAGGAGACTTATACTGTCTAGAAAAAACAAAAGTCATCTTGCGCGAAGAAAGCATTTCTACCTTGATTGACTCATTAAAAAAAGTATTAACGTACGATTTTGACGAAATGTTTTGTGCCCACGCTGGTTATATAAAAGACGGACGAACTGCTTTACAACGAAAGCTTCATTATTTACAAGAACTTCAAGAAAAAATCATTGATTTGTATGAACAAGGAGCGACATTAAAACAAATACAATCTGCCCTTTTTCCAAAGAAATATCCAATCACTTTTCTATCCTTAGGCGAATGGAGTTCTTTCCATATCGTTCGTTCGGTGGTTGAGGAATATCATACAAAAAAATGA
- a CDS encoding transcriptional regulator codes for MERQAKVVSVINWKGGVGKTTVTHHLATGLQHLSSDELELFGFEHAQPKVLLVDADAQCNLSISCLTPEQFEQLAYHKTSPIGTLKDLIEHYLKNEHPQVDVDDFILKACVRSRNGKVYEHIDLLPAHAELIHTDMDIAVYSRPHFKKHLFGSDIYKFQMLHHILNTIKHEYDFIFIDCPPNLNYITQNALYASDYYLIPAIPDRLSSYGISAIKNKVDELNERFQSSSKEYSDTKLIGIVLNFIREYGNRPKQTQENMITTLKRTLSSDMIFNSYLPYGDPITRASMLSYPVFAVENHQGKQSECVKKMTLEFLNRIGGGIVV; via the coding sequence ATGGAGCGCCAAGCAAAAGTAGTAAGCGTAATCAACTGGAAAGGTGGCGTAGGAAAGACGACCGTCACTCATCATTTAGCGACAGGACTACAACATTTATCATCCGACGAATTAGAACTGTTTGGTTTTGAACATGCTCAACCAAAAGTGTTATTAGTAGATGCAGACGCACAATGTAACCTCTCCATTTCATGTTTAACACCCGAACAATTTGAACAATTAGCCTATCATAAAACATCTCCGATCGGCACATTGAAAGATTTAATCGAACATTACTTGAAAAATGAGCATCCACAAGTAGATGTGGACGACTTTATTTTAAAAGCGTGCGTGCGAAGCAGAAATGGGAAAGTATATGAACATATTGATTTGCTTCCAGCACACGCCGAACTTATCCATACAGACATGGACATTGCCGTTTACTCACGGCCACATTTCAAAAAACATTTATTTGGTTCGGACATTTATAAATTTCAAATGCTACACCACATTTTAAACACGATAAAACATGAATATGATTTTATTTTTATCGATTGTCCACCAAATTTAAATTACATTACGCAAAACGCCCTGTACGCAAGCGATTACTATTTAATTCCCGCGATTCCTGATCGTCTTTCTTCATACGGTATCTCAGCCATTAAAAATAAAGTCGATGAGTTAAACGAAAGATTTCAGTCGAGTTCAAAAGAATATAGCGATACAAAACTGATCGGAATCGTCCTCAATTTCATTCGCGAATACGGAAATCGACCAAAACAAACACAGGAAAATATGATCACTACATTAAAGCGTACGCTTTCGTCTGACATGATATTTAACAGCTATTTACCATATGGTGACCCCATCACGCGCGCATCCATGCTCAGTTATCCTGTGTTTGCTGTTGAAAACCATCAAGGGAAACAAAGTGAATGTGTGAAGAAAATGACGCTCGAATTTTTAAACCGAATTGGTGGGGGAATTGTCGTATGA
- a CDS encoding membrane-associated thiol-disulfide oxidoreductase, which produces MIQGENLLLVASLVMTYLFFYYGVFVLKAERRMMDVIFNSFIYGLVIWKLSYGIVHPNMVLENPLTLLYFNGGIVGLVLAAVFIVFYTYWQLEKEHISFDIYIRVATPIYFGYWIVFLLWKGSGFPEDRFIWLQAVVAVVFFIVSSRMKTTGKLWQLLISFHILVFIFSSTSDMTKEGTSQQAISNIGIDVGEIAPDFELMTLKGKKMKLSQFRGKKVILNFWASWCPPCRAEMPEMQRFYEQFGQHVAIVAVNLTNKEKNHQAVETFINEKGVSFDIMLDEQGMVSRTYEVITIPTSYIIDEQGVIRSKHVGPLSYDMMKRTVLSE; this is translated from the coding sequence ATGATTCAAGGAGAAAATTTGTTGCTTGTAGCAAGTTTGGTTATGACATATTTATTTTTTTATTATGGTGTGTTCGTTTTAAAAGCGGAACGACGCATGATGGATGTTATTTTTAACAGTTTCATATATGGCTTAGTCATATGGAAATTGAGTTACGGTATTGTACATCCAAACATGGTGCTGGAAAATCCGTTAACGCTTCTTTATTTTAACGGTGGTATTGTTGGACTTGTTTTAGCGGCTGTGTTTATTGTTTTTTATACATATTGGCAGTTGGAAAAAGAGCATATTTCATTCGACATTTATATACGTGTAGCTACCCCGATATATTTTGGATATTGGATTGTATTTCTCTTATGGAAGGGAAGCGGATTTCCAGAAGATCGCTTTATTTGGCTACAAGCTGTCGTCGCTGTTGTTTTCTTTATCGTTTCTTCACGTATGAAAACGACGGGAAAGTTATGGCAATTGCTTATTTCGTTCCATATTCTCGTCTTCATCTTCTCATCCACATCGGATATGACAAAAGAAGGAACTTCACAGCAAGCGATTTCGAACATTGGAATTGATGTAGGAGAAATTGCCCCTGATTTCGAGTTAATGACATTAAAGGGTAAGAAAATGAAGCTGTCTCAATTTCGCGGGAAGAAAGTGATTTTAAACTTTTGGGCATCATGGTGTCCTCCATGCCGTGCGGAAATGCCAGAGATGCAACGATTTTATGAACAGTTTGGACAACATGTCGCAATTGTAGCGGTCAATTTGACGAATAAAGAAAAAAATCATCAAGCCGTCGAGACGTTTATTAACGAAAAAGGAGTATCATTCGATATTATGCTTGATGAGCAAGGGATGGTTAGTAGAACATATGAAGTGATCACCATTCCGACTTCGTATATCATTGATGAACAAGGAGTCATTCGTAGCAAACATGTCGGTCCACTTTCATATGATATGATGAAACGAACCGTTTTGTCGGAATGA
- a CDS encoding virulence factor: MKIQSIEPTPSPNTMKVLLDEELPFGTSYNYKPSQAEQAPEIIQQLLKIEGVKGIYHVADFLAVERQAKYDWKLILTKVREVFGEQVEGLQDNEPVRNDHFGEVKVYVQMLYGLPMQVKLTDGHEERRVGLPKPFVDAVLEAQKHAGNIVMERKWVEKGVRYGTFEEIGADIVEELSAAYPPERLERLVHMFKQGEQAKTQKRTSVQVTEQMLEDPDWTKRYAALEQMIEPTESDLPALAKALKDEKVAIRRLATAYLGMIGGKNVLPYLYEALKDPAVSVRRTAGDCLSDIGDVEAIPVMVEALNDASKLVRWRAAMFLYENGDESVLPALKAAENDPEFEVSMQVKMAIERIEGGEEAKGSVWKQMTESRKR; encoded by the coding sequence ATGAAGATTCAATCGATTGAACCAACACCAAGTCCAAATACAATGAAAGTGCTACTCGATGAAGAACTTCCTTTTGGCACAAGTTATAACTATAAGCCATCGCAAGCGGAACAGGCCCCAGAAATCATTCAACAATTATTGAAAATTGAAGGTGTAAAGGGCATTTATCATGTCGCTGATTTTTTAGCTGTCGAACGGCAGGCGAAATATGACTGGAAACTGATTTTAACGAAGGTGCGCGAAGTATTTGGCGAGCAGGTGGAGGGACTCCAAGATAATGAGCCCGTACGCAACGATCATTTTGGCGAAGTGAAAGTGTATGTGCAAATGTTGTATGGCTTGCCGATGCAAGTGAAGTTAACGGACGGTCACGAAGAGAGACGAGTTGGCTTGCCAAAGCCGTTTGTCGATGCGGTGTTAGAAGCGCAAAAACATGCGGGGAATATCGTCATGGAACGAAAATGGGTCGAAAAGGGCGTTCGATACGGAACGTTTGAAGAAATCGGCGCTGACATTGTTGAGGAGTTGTCTGCCGCTTATCCACCGGAACGGCTTGAACGGCTCGTGCACATGTTTAAACAAGGCGAACAGGCAAAAACACAAAAACGAACAAGTGTTCAAGTAACGGAACAAATGCTAGAGGATCCAGACTGGACGAAACGATATGCAGCGTTGGAACAAATGATAGAGCCGACAGAAAGCGATTTGCCCGCATTGGCAAAGGCGTTAAAAGACGAAAAAGTCGCGATTCGCCGCTTGGCGACTGCGTATTTAGGAATGATTGGCGGCAAAAATGTGCTTCCGTATTTATATGAGGCACTAAAAGATCCAGCCGTGTCTGTGCGCCGTACCGCCGGCGACTGTTTGTCTGACATTGGTGATGTGGAAGCCATTCCTGTCATGGTTGAAGCGCTAAACGACGCAAGCAAGCTCGTTCGCTGGCGTGCCGCGATGTTTTTATACGAAAATGGTGATGAATCCGTCTTGCCTGCATTAAAAGCGGCCGAAAACGATCCGGAATTTGAGGTGAGCATGCAAGTAAAAATGGCGATTGAACGCATCGAAGGCGGCGAAGAAGCGAAAGGATCCGTTTGGAAACAAATGACGGAGAGTAGAAAGAGATAA
- a CDS encoding DNA polymerase subunit beta codes for MEQIIVETLKDAVSPSIIYLFGSAATGHIRHDSDIDIAFLSDKQSLNHYERFMLAQQLAERLQRDVDLIDLKQASTVFQAQIVSSGKIIYCANERKKEAYEWKVLKMYAKLNEERAEILRNIAESGSVYD; via the coding sequence ATGGAACAAATCATTGTGGAAACATTAAAAGATGCGGTCTCCCCTTCCATCATTTACTTGTTCGGATCAGCAGCAACAGGACATATTCGCCACGATAGCGATATTGACATTGCTTTTTTAAGCGATAAGCAATCATTGAATCATTATGAACGCTTTATGCTCGCCCAACAATTGGCAGAGCGATTACAGCGAGACGTCGATCTCATCGATTTAAAGCAAGCGAGCACCGTTTTTCAAGCACAAATCGTCAGTAGCGGTAAAATCATCTATTGTGCAAACGAACGAAAAAAAGAGGCATACGAATGGAAAGTGCTGAAAATGTATGCGAAACTAAACGAGGAACGAGCCGAAATTTTGCGAAACATTGCGGAAAGTGGGTCGGTTTATGATTAA
- a CDS encoding transposase: MAVDHDRLFKELITTFFEEFLLLFFPYVHEHIDFQHVSFLSEELFTDVTVGEKYRVDLLVETKLKEEDSLIIVHIENQSYVQPSFPERMFIYFSRLFEKYRKRMLPIAVFSYDSLRYEPSSFTLQFPFFDVLQFRFLTVELRKQNWRDYIRHDNPIAAALLSKMGYTESERVELKKQFLRMIVRMELDEAKQRLLIGFFETYVKLSDEEEQRLRNEVNEMETKEKEQVLDLIISYEKKALEKGLKEGLQQEKRHIAKKMLEKGYDVQTIHELTELSVEEIEGLK, from the coding sequence ATGGCAGTTGATCATGATCGATTGTTTAAGGAGCTAATTACGACGTTTTTTGAAGAGTTTCTTCTTCTCTTTTTCCCGTATGTGCATGAGCATATCGACTTTCAGCACGTGTCGTTTTTGTCGGAGGAATTGTTCACCGATGTGACGGTGGGGGAGAAGTATCGCGTCGATTTGCTTGTGGAAACGAAGTTAAAAGAGGAAGATAGCCTAATTATCGTTCATATCGAAAATCAAAGTTATGTGCAGCCATCGTTTCCTGAACGAATGTTTATTTACTTTAGCCGCTTGTTTGAGAAATACCGAAAGCGCATGTTGCCGATTGCGGTATTTAGCTACGATTCTCTTCGCTACGAACCTTCCTCGTTTACACTCCAATTCCCGTTTTTCGATGTCCTTCAATTCCGATTTCTTACTGTTGAGTTGCGCAAACAAAACTGGCGCGATTACATTCGCCATGACAATCCCATTGCTGCTGCGTTGTTAAGCAAAATGGGGTATACTGAAAGTGAACGAGTAGAATTAAAAAAGCAGTTTTTACGCATGATCGTACGCATGGAATTAGACGAAGCGAAGCAACGATTATTAATCGGCTTTTTTGAAACATATGTGAAACTGTCGGATGAGGAAGAACAGCGATTACGAAACGAGGTGAATGAAATGGAAACGAAAGAAAAAGAACAAGTGTTGGATTTAATCATTTCATATGAGAAAAAAGCGCTAGAAAAAGGCTTGAAAGAAGGACTACAACAAGAAAAGCGCCACATTGCGAAAAAGATGCTGGAAAAAGGGTACGACGTACAGACGATTCACGAACTGACGGAGTTGTCTGTGGAAGAGATTGAGGGTTTGAAGTGA
- a CDS encoding IS701 family transposase: MNRLAHHQGIDKFFTMLGLALYFSKPVMKHLVHIVDAMVTKGFSGTLTDLHHGSFHPNHRTTLSHFFTKSPWDEETLLHKLQQWILRRVERSSKRENSPLFVSIDDTICQKTKPSSRATHAIQGCDWHYSHAEKKSIWGHSLVWLMVHTMTQAFPFAFRLYDKTAGKSKGELAMEMLSSLDVSRPVYVLMDSWYPSQTLVEACLKKGFHVIAMLKTNRILYPKGIAIQAKQFAHYIEPKDTHLVTVGEERYRVYRYEGALNGLKDAVVILAWKADQPMTSEHLHCVLSTDRKLSDEDILRYYAERWSIECFFRQAKDQLKLDGYRVRGRRAVKRYWILVQLAYVYSMFESNSDFSDGLDLLRKRKGHSLVEFIYCAAKQNIPIDTVKKQLHVA; this comes from the coding sequence ATGAATAGATTAGCACATCATCAAGGAATCGACAAGTTTTTCACGATGTTAGGGTTGGCACTTTATTTCTCGAAACCTGTGATGAAGCATCTCGTTCATATCGTGGATGCGATGGTGACGAAAGGTTTTTCCGGGACGTTGACCGATCTTCATCATGGTAGTTTTCACCCGAATCATCGCACGACACTGAGCCATTTTTTCACGAAAAGTCCGTGGGATGAAGAAACATTGCTTCACAAACTCCAGCAGTGGATTCTTCGTCGTGTCGAACGCAGCTCGAAACGAGAGAATTCTCCCCTTTTTGTTTCAATCGATGATACAATTTGCCAAAAAACGAAGCCTTCGTCACGGGCAACACACGCCATTCAAGGGTGTGATTGGCACTATTCTCATGCCGAGAAAAAGTCAATCTGGGGGCATTCTCTCGTTTGGCTCATGGTTCATACGATGACCCAAGCGTTCCCTTTTGCCTTTCGCCTCTATGACAAGACGGCAGGGAAAAGCAAAGGGGAACTTGCGATGGAGATGCTTTCTTCTTTGGATGTGAGTCGCCCCGTTTATGTGCTCATGGATTCGTGGTATCCATCGCAAACCCTCGTGGAAGCTTGTCTGAAAAAAGGATTCCACGTGATTGCGATGCTCAAGACGAACCGAATTCTCTACCCGAAAGGTATCGCCATCCAAGCGAAGCAGTTTGCCCACTACATCGAACCGAAAGACACTCACCTCGTCACGGTGGGAGAAGAGCGTTATCGGGTGTATCGCTACGAAGGTGCTCTGAACGGTCTCAAGGATGCAGTGGTGATCCTCGCTTGGAAAGCGGATCAACCGATGACATCGGAACATCTTCATTGCGTCTTGAGCACGGATCGCAAGTTGAGCGATGAAGACATCTTGCGCTACTATGCTGAGCGTTGGTCGATCGAATGTTTTTTCCGTCAAGCGAAAGACCAGCTGAAACTCGATGGATACCGCGTTCGCGGGCGTCGGGCAGTGAAACGGTATTGGATCTTGGTGCAACTTGCGTATGTGTACAGCATGTTCGAGTCGAACAGTGATTTTTCGGATGGGCTCGATCTCCTGCGCAAGAGAAAAGGACATAGCCTCGTGGAGTTCATTTACTGTGCAGCAAAACAAAATATTCCTATCGATACCGTAAAAAAACAGCTCCACGTGGCATAA
- a CDS encoding ATP-binding protein: MIVYEATKEEFLYDVFEDQLVQNICNNFRTKIGHVNEREIRAWDNSMQYMYRVLSDDEIPNNAGIAIEFKIPHTSKRVDFLISGLDDQQNDSVVIVELKQWDRVEKVAGKEAIVKTVMNRGMVETTHPSYQAWSYASLIQDYNENVQTEQIQIYACAYLHNYMLKKENDPLVDSMYQYYIEHAPLFLKGDAAKLRSFIKRYVKYGDNKENIYKIEKGRIRPSKSLQDSLNNMLKGNREFIMIDDQKVVYETALQLASTAVRTDKKHILIVEGGPGTGKSVLAINLLVELTNRHLVCQYVTKNAAPRKVYAQKLKQDFRKSHIDNLFTSSGSYIDAHLNELDVLIVDEAHRLNEKSGMFQNLGENQMKEIIHAAKLAIFFIDERQKVTLKDIGSVQMIEKFATEYDAKVIKTTLQSQFRCNGSDGYLAWIDDVLQIRETANNDYFDLQYDFRVYSDPNELRVAIEKLNEINNKSRIVAGYCWDWIKEGKNDPNVHDIIIPEHGFYMSWNLGNSETWAIDAHSVKQAGCIHTCQGLEFDYVGVIIGDDLIYKDGRVQTDYTKRAKTDQSLKGLKKMIKENPEEALKQADDIIRNTYRTLLTRGQKGCFVYCTNKELERYLKNRLQHLARPYKENECTQLPIVAEEKERYS; encoded by the coding sequence ATGATTGTTTATGAAGCGACAAAAGAGGAGTTTTTGTATGATGTATTTGAAGATCAGTTAGTACAAAATATTTGTAACAATTTTCGGACAAAGATCGGACATGTGAACGAAAGGGAAATTCGTGCGTGGGATAATTCGATGCAATATATGTATCGAGTATTAAGCGATGATGAGATTCCAAACAATGCAGGTATAGCGATCGAATTTAAAATTCCCCATACATCCAAACGAGTAGATTTTCTTATTTCCGGATTGGACGATCAACAAAATGATTCGGTCGTCATCGTTGAGTTAAAGCAATGGGATCGTGTAGAGAAAGTAGCAGGGAAAGAAGCTATTGTAAAGACGGTCATGAACAGAGGTATGGTGGAAACGACACATCCTTCATATCAAGCATGGTCTTACGCATCATTAATCCAAGATTATAACGAGAACGTTCAAACTGAACAAATTCAAATTTATGCTTGTGCTTACTTACATAACTACATGCTGAAAAAAGAGAATGATCCGTTAGTCGATTCCATGTATCAATATTATATTGAACATGCCCCCTTGTTTTTGAAGGGAGATGCTGCTAAGTTACGCTCGTTTATTAAACGGTATGTTAAATATGGTGACAATAAAGAAAATATTTACAAGATCGAAAAAGGGAGAATTCGACCATCTAAATCCCTACAAGATTCGCTTAACAACATGTTAAAAGGCAATCGAGAGTTTATTATGATTGATGATCAAAAGGTTGTATATGAAACGGCCCTCCAACTTGCTAGTACGGCGGTAAGAACAGATAAAAAACACATTTTAATTGTTGAGGGAGGACCAGGAACAGGAAAGTCTGTGCTTGCCATTAATTTGCTTGTTGAATTAACAAACCGCCATCTCGTGTGTCAATATGTAACGAAAAATGCGGCACCGAGAAAAGTGTATGCCCAAAAGTTAAAACAAGATTTTCGAAAAAGCCATATTGATAATTTGTTTACTAGCTCAGGAAGTTACATAGATGCCCACTTGAATGAACTGGACGTGCTCATTGTAGATGAAGCCCATCGATTAAATGAAAAGTCGGGGATGTTCCAAAATCTTGGCGAAAATCAAATGAAAGAAATTATACATGCAGCCAAATTAGCGATTTTCTTTATTGATGAGCGCCAGAAAGTGACATTAAAAGATATCGGTAGCGTGCAAATGATTGAGAAATTTGCTACGGAATATGATGCCAAGGTGATAAAAACTACACTTCAATCTCAATTTCGATGCAACGGATCAGACGGATATTTAGCATGGATTGATGACGTATTGCAAATTCGGGAAACAGCTAATAATGATTATTTCGATCTTCAATATGATTTTCGTGTATATTCTGACCCTAATGAACTTCGTGTAGCAATCGAAAAGTTAAACGAAATAAACAACAAATCCCGTATTGTCGCAGGATACTGTTGGGACTGGATAAAAGAAGGGAAAAACGATCCGAATGTTCATGATATCATCATTCCAGAACATGGTTTTTATATGAGTTGGAATTTAGGAAACTCTGAAACATGGGCGATTGACGCACATTCTGTGAAACAGGCTGGGTGTATTCATACATGTCAGGGGCTAGAGTTTGATTATGTTGGTGTTATTATTGGTGATGACTTGATTTACAAAGACGGCAGAGTACAAACAGACTACACGAAACGTGCGAAAACTGACCAATCCCTAAAAGGATTAAAGAAAATGATAAAGGAAAATCCTGAAGAAGCATTGAAACAAGCCGATGACATTATTCGAAACACGTATCGAACATTGTTAACAAGAGGGCAAAAAGGTTGTTTTGTATATTGTACGAACAAAGAACTTGAGCGTTATTTAAAAAATCGCCTGCAACATCTTGCACGCCCATACAAAGAGAATGAATGTACCCAACTGCCTATTGTTGCGGAGGAGAAAGAGAGGTATTCATGA
- a CDS encoding nucleotide pyrophosphohydrolase, which translates to MKKLQQRIIEFRDARNWKQFHNPKDLAISLSIEAGELLENFQWKSSEEAIESRLENIKDELADVVIYAFLLSDALGVDLKQIIFDKIKKNEERYPIEKSFGSKNKYNELEK; encoded by the coding sequence TTGAAAAAATTACAACAGCGAATTATTGAATTTCGCGATGCACGCAACTGGAAGCAGTTTCACAATCCTAAGGATTTAGCGATATCGCTAAGTATAGAGGCAGGAGAATTGTTAGAAAATTTTCAGTGGAAAAGTAGCGAAGAGGCAATCGAAAGTCGTTTAGAAAATATAAAAGACGAATTGGCGGATGTAGTTATTTACGCTTTTTTACTCTCCGATGCGCTTGGAGTTGACCTAAAGCAAATCATTTTTGATAAAATAAAGAAAAATGAGGAGAGATATCCAATTGAAAAATCGTTTGGATCGAAAAATAAATATAATGAACTAGAAAAATGA